One Azospirillum sp. TSA2s genomic region harbors:
- a CDS encoding integration host factor subunit alpha, protein MSQNTVTRAQLSEAVYQEVGLSRNESADLVETVLDEISDALARGEMVKISSFGSFQVRQKGERIGRNPKTGEEVPILPRRVLVFRASHVLKNRINDVQEGGAPTPARALS, encoded by the coding sequence ATGTCGCAAAACACTGTCACGCGCGCGCAATTGAGCGAAGCCGTCTATCAGGAAGTCGGTCTTTCGCGCAATGAATCGGCCGATCTGGTCGAAACCGTCCTGGACGAGATTTCCGATGCGCTCGCCCGGGGGGAGATGGTGAAGATCTCGTCCTTCGGCAGCTTTCAGGTCCGCCAGAAGGGCGAGCGAATCGGCCGCAACCCCAAGACCGGGGAAGAGGTGCCGATCCTGCCGCGCCGCGTCCTGGTCTTCCGTGCCAGCCATGTGCTGAAGAACCGCATCAACGACGTTCAGGAGGGTGGGGCGCCGACGCCCGCGCGGGCGCTGTCCTGA
- a CDS encoding ubiquinol-cytochrome C chaperone family protein: MSGSFIGRLLAPLMSGIGGGARARNATAVGGLFTAIVRRAREPAFYSALAVPDTLDGRFEMVALHLLLVMRRLKGQGAEAGKLSQRLYETMVDDFEKSLLEMGVGDSGIARRVKTMARGMAGRIRAYDEALADSGHGRLEVALDNNLYGTVDPVPDGVLVSMAAYVRACAAALDAQPLESLMQGEVRFAPVPA; this comes from the coding sequence GTGTCAGGAAGCTTTATCGGCCGTCTGCTGGCCCCTTTGATGTCCGGTATCGGTGGCGGTGCGCGTGCCCGCAACGCCACGGCGGTGGGCGGGCTGTTCACCGCCATCGTCCGCCGCGCTCGCGAGCCGGCCTTCTACAGTGCGCTCGCCGTGCCCGACACGCTCGACGGACGGTTCGAGATGGTGGCGCTGCATCTGCTGCTGGTGATGCGCCGGCTGAAGGGGCAGGGCGCGGAGGCGGGCAAACTGTCGCAGCGCCTCTATGAGACGATGGTCGACGATTTCGAGAAGTCGCTGCTGGAGATGGGGGTCGGCGACAGCGGCATCGCCCGGCGGGTCAAGACGATGGCCCGCGGCATGGCCGGGCGAATCCGCGCCTATGACGAGGCGCTGGCCGACTCCGGCCACGGCAGGCTGGAGGTGGCGCTCGACAACAACCTCTACGGCACGGTGGACCCGGTGCCGGACGGGGTGCTGGTGTCCATGGCCGCCTATGTCCGCGCCTGCGCCGCGGCGCTCGACGCCCAGCCGCTGGAGTCGCTGATGCAGGGGGAGGTCCGCTTCGCCCCGGTGCCGGCGTGA
- the plsX gene encoding phosphate acyltransferase PlsX → MSQRLTIALDAMGGDHGPDMVIAGADIARERHPDVRFLLYGDQQRLEPLLNQRPALKAVAEIRHTADFVAGDAKPAVALRAGRQSSMRLAIDAVAAGEAACVVSAGNTGALMAMAKFVLKTLPGIDRPAMASFFPTQRGESVMLDLGANAECQPENLVQFAVMGAVFARAILGLPEPSIGVLNIGSEDMKGNEVVRAAAASLRDMPLPGRFHGFVEGTDIGLGTVDVIVTDGFTGNVALKTAEGTAKLFSEFLRRTFATSFLARIGYLLARGAFKRFRERIDPRRYNGAMFLGLRGVCVKSHGGTDAVGFANAVAVAVNLATHGFNERIKEEMGRIADANPLSDTKAAAG, encoded by the coding sequence GTGAGCCAGCGCCTGACCATCGCCCTGGATGCCATGGGTGGCGATCACGGCCCCGACATGGTCATTGCCGGGGCGGACATCGCGCGGGAGCGCCATCCCGACGTGCGCTTTCTGCTGTATGGCGACCAGCAGCGGCTTGAACCGCTGCTGAACCAGCGGCCTGCGTTGAAGGCGGTGGCGGAAATCCGCCACACCGCCGACTTCGTGGCCGGTGACGCCAAACCGGCAGTGGCGCTGCGCGCCGGTCGCCAGTCCAGCATGCGGCTTGCCATCGACGCCGTTGCGGCGGGCGAGGCTGCCTGCGTGGTGTCGGCCGGCAACACCGGCGCCCTGATGGCGATGGCGAAATTCGTGCTGAAGACGCTGCCGGGCATCGACCGGCCGGCGATGGCCTCCTTCTTCCCGACGCAACGGGGCGAGAGCGTGATGCTGGACCTCGGCGCCAACGCCGAATGCCAGCCGGAAAATCTCGTCCAGTTCGCCGTGATGGGGGCCGTCTTCGCGCGCGCCATCCTGGGCCTTCCGGAGCCGTCGATCGGTGTGCTGAACATCGGGTCGGAGGACATGAAGGGCAACGAGGTGGTGCGTGCCGCGGCGGCCAGCCTGCGCGACATGCCGCTGCCCGGCCGCTTCCATGGCTTCGTCGAAGGCACGGACATCGGGTTGGGAACGGTCGACGTCATCGTCACCGACGGCTTCACCGGCAATGTCGCGCTGAAGACGGCGGAGGGCACGGCCAAGCTGTTCTCCGAGTTCCTGCGCCGGACCTTCGCGACGTCGTTCCTGGCTCGGATCGGTTATCTGCTGGCACGCGGCGCCTTCAAGCGCTTCCGCGAGCGGATCGACCCGCGCCGCTACAACGGCGCGATGTTCCTGGGCCTGCGCGGCGTCTGCGTGAAGAGCCATGGCGGCACCGACGCGGTCGGCTTCGCCAACGCCGTCGCGGTCGCCGTCAATCTGGCGACGCACGGCTTCAACGAACGCATCAAGGAAGAGATGGGGCGCATAGCCGACGCGAACCCTCTTTCCGACACGAAGGCGGCGGCGGGCTGA
- the ribD gene encoding bifunctional diaminohydroxyphosphoribosylaminopyrimidine deaminase/5-amino-6-(5-phosphoribosylamino)uracil reductase RibD encodes MPVHSDTDTDLRHMRAALSLAARGLGRTWPNPAVGCVLVRDGAVIGRGWTQPGGRPHAETEALVRARSLSGGAREGAVGATAYVTLEPCNHYGKTPPCALALVEARVARVVVACQDPDPRVAGGGLTRLRDAGIEVTTGVCEAEALALNEGFFNRITLGRPLVTLKVASTLDGRIATATGESQWITGPTARAWGHRLRASHDAILVGIGTALADDPELTCRLPGLEDRSPVRVVVDSSLRLPPTAKLATGAGRIPTWVLTGPSPDPAHAEALTALGVEVIPVATGVDDRIDPAAAMAALASRGITRVLVEGGASIAGALLGAGLVDRLEWFRAASLIGGDGLPAVAGFGVEALTAMARFERTAVRNAGADLAESYRRLPAKASA; translated from the coding sequence GTGCCCGTTCATTCCGATACAGACACCGACCTGCGCCACATGCGCGCCGCCCTGTCGCTCGCCGCGCGCGGGCTGGGGCGGACCTGGCCGAATCCGGCGGTCGGCTGCGTTCTGGTCCGCGACGGCGCCGTGATCGGCCGCGGCTGGACCCAGCCCGGCGGCCGGCCGCACGCCGAGACGGAGGCGCTGGTCCGCGCCCGCAGCCTCTCCGGCGGAGCCCGTGAGGGAGCAGTCGGCGCCACCGCCTACGTCACGCTCGAACCCTGCAATCATTATGGCAAGACGCCGCCCTGCGCCCTGGCGCTGGTGGAGGCGAGGGTGGCGCGCGTCGTCGTCGCCTGCCAGGACCCCGACCCGCGCGTTGCCGGCGGCGGTCTGACCCGGCTGCGCGATGCCGGCATCGAGGTCACGACCGGCGTCTGCGAGGCCGAGGCTCTGGCCCTGAACGAGGGCTTCTTCAACCGCATCACGCTGGGCCGCCCGCTGGTGACGCTGAAGGTCGCCAGCACGCTGGACGGCCGCATCGCCACCGCCACCGGCGAGTCGCAATGGATCACCGGCCCCACCGCCCGTGCCTGGGGCCACCGGCTGCGCGCCAGCCACGACGCCATCCTGGTCGGCATCGGCACCGCGCTGGCCGACGATCCCGAATTGACCTGTCGCCTTCCCGGCCTGGAAGACCGCAGCCCGGTCCGCGTGGTTGTGGACAGCAGCCTCCGCCTGCCCCCGACGGCGAAACTCGCCACTGGTGCCGGCCGCATCCCGACCTGGGTCCTCACCGGCCCCTCCCCCGACCCCGCCCATGCCGAGGCGCTGACCGCGCTCGGCGTCGAGGTGATCCCGGTCGCCACCGGTGTTGATGACCGCATCGATCCAGCCGCCGCAATGGCCGCCCTCGCCTCCCGCGGCATCACCCGCGTGCTGGTGGAGGGCGGAGCGTCCATCGCCGGCGCCCTGCTCGGCGCCGGTCTGGTCGACCGGCTGGAGTGGTTCCGCGCCGCCTCGCTGATCGGCGGCGACGGGCTGCCGGCGGTCGCCGGATTCGGAGTCGAGGCGCTGACCGCCATGGCGCGCTTCGAGCGCACCGCCGTCCGCAACGCCGGCGCCGATCTGGCCGAAAGCTACCGCCGGCTCCCCGCCAAGGCATCGGCCTAG
- a CDS encoding outer membrane protein assembly factor BamE yields MTRSNFSAPRTVIRTALLGSVLLAGLAATGCSPVVATRGNLTDPQLVAELQPGQSRRDDVAAVLGTPTSVGTFDPNVWYYIGQKTEKTAFFEPEVTERRVVVAHFDDSGVLREIKTLDKSAGQDVDLVERTTPTAGREMGFLEQMMGNVGRFSAKDTKGKGPGS; encoded by the coding sequence ATGACCAGATCGAACTTTTCCGCCCCCCGCACCGTCATTCGCACCGCCCTGCTGGGCAGCGTCCTGCTCGCCGGCCTTGCCGCGACCGGCTGCTCGCCCGTCGTCGCCACCCGCGGCAACCTGACGGACCCACAGCTGGTGGCAGAGCTGCAGCCGGGCCAGAGCCGGCGCGACGACGTCGCCGCGGTGCTGGGCACGCCGACCTCGGTCGGCACCTTCGATCCGAACGTCTGGTACTATATCGGCCAGAAGACCGAGAAGACCGCCTTCTTCGAGCCGGAAGTGACCGAGCGCCGCGTCGTCGTCGCCCATTTCGACGACAGCGGCGTCCTGCGCGAGATCAAGACGCTCGACAAGTCGGCAGGCCAGGACGTCGATCTGGTGGAACGCACCACCCCGACCGCCGGCCGCGAGATGGGCTTCCTGGAACAGATGATGGGCAACGTCGGCCGCTTCTCCGCCAAGGACACCAAGGGCAAGGGCCCCGGCAGCTGA
- a CDS encoding beta-ketoacyl-ACP synthase III, translated as MVMRSRVLGCGIFLPSNVVTNQDLEQRVDTSDEWIVQRTGIKSRHIAAEGEKTSDLAIAAATRALEHAGVPASSIDCIILATTTPDNTFPATATKVQAALGTKGFAMDIQAVCAGFVYAMSVADNFLRNGQARRALVIGAETFSRLLDWNDRTTCVLFGDGAGAIVLEAYEGKGDSSDRGVLSTHLHSDGSQYDLLYVDGGASSTGTIGHVRMHGQEIFRHAVSKLSAVVEEALVANGLESTDIDWMVPHQANRRIIDGLARKMKLSPEKVVLTVDRHGNTSAASIPLALGEAVADGRIKRGDLILMEAIGGGLTWGSALIRW; from the coding sequence ATGGTCATGCGTTCCCGAGTTCTGGGTTGCGGTATCTTCCTGCCGTCCAACGTCGTCACCAATCAAGATCTGGAACAGCGGGTCGACACGTCGGACGAGTGGATCGTCCAGCGCACCGGCATCAAGTCGCGCCACATCGCCGCGGAGGGGGAGAAGACCTCCGACCTCGCCATCGCCGCGGCGACCCGCGCGCTGGAGCATGCCGGCGTGCCGGCTTCCAGCATCGACTGCATCATCCTGGCCACCACCACGCCCGACAACACCTTCCCGGCAACGGCGACCAAGGTGCAGGCGGCGTTGGGGACCAAGGGCTTCGCCATGGACATCCAGGCGGTGTGCGCCGGATTCGTCTATGCCATGTCGGTGGCCGACAATTTCCTGCGCAACGGTCAGGCGCGCCGCGCCCTGGTGATCGGGGCGGAGACCTTCTCCCGCCTGCTCGACTGGAACGATCGCACCACCTGCGTGCTGTTCGGCGACGGCGCCGGCGCCATCGTTCTGGAAGCCTATGAGGGCAAGGGCGATTCGTCCGACCGCGGCGTGCTGTCCACCCACCTGCATTCCGACGGCAGCCAGTACGACCTGCTCTATGTCGACGGCGGCGCGTCGTCCACCGGCACCATCGGCCATGTCCGCATGCACGGGCAGGAAATCTTCCGCCATGCCGTGTCCAAGCTGTCGGCGGTGGTGGAGGAGGCTCTGGTCGCCAACGGCCTCGAGTCGACCGACATCGACTGGATGGTGCCGCACCAGGCCAACCGCCGCATCATCGACGGGCTGGCCCGCAAGATGAAGCTGTCGCCGGAAAAGGTGGTGCTGACGGTGGACCGCCACGGCAACACCTCGGCCGCGTCGATCCCGCTGGCGCTGGGCGAGGCGGTTGCCGACGGCCGCATCAAGCGCGGCGACCTGATCCTGATGGAAGCCATCGGCGGCGGCCTGACCTGGGGTTCGGCGCTGATCCGCTGGTAA
- a CDS encoding MerR family transcriptional regulator, translating to MKSATAYRTISEVSTDLNVPQHVLRFWETKFPQIRPLKRGGGRRYYRPEDVELLRRIQALLYEDRYTIKGVQRLLKEGRMADPTPPLPEDTDDGGDVADTEAFAGDESDDGGEGGADHPPLSDAVRHEITMVLDELKSLRSVLSRLSEMGSKKS from the coding sequence ATGAAATCCGCCACGGCCTATCGCACCATCAGCGAGGTATCGACCGACCTCAACGTGCCTCAGCATGTGCTGCGGTTCTGGGAGACGAAATTTCCCCAGATCCGCCCGCTGAAGCGCGGCGGCGGCCGACGCTATTACCGGCCGGAGGATGTCGAGCTTCTGCGGCGCATCCAGGCGCTGCTGTACGAGGACCGCTATACCATCAAGGGCGTTCAACGCCTGTTGAAGGAAGGGCGGATGGCCGACCCGACGCCGCCGCTGCCGGAAGATACGGATGATGGTGGCGACGTAGCGGATACCGAGGCTTTTGCCGGGGACGAGTCCGATGACGGCGGGGAGGGCGGTGCCGATCATCCGCCCCTGTCCGATGCCGTGCGTCACGAGATCACCATGGTGCTGGACGAACTGAAATCGCTGCGATCGGTGCTGTCCCGCCTGTCCGAAATGGGGAGCAAAAAAAGCTGA
- the ribB gene encoding 3,4-dihydroxy-2-butanone-4-phosphate synthase, with translation MTSEFHKYLSTAEEIIEEARQGRMFILVDDEDRENEGDLVIPASCATPEAVNFMAKHGRGLICLTMDRPNIERLRLPLMAQQNASRHQTAFTVSIEAREGVTTGISAADRARTIAVAIDPASGPQDLATPGHIFPLLARDGGVLVRAGHTEASVDIARLSGHSNSAVICEIMNDDGTMARLPDLVQFAQFHGLKVGTIADLIAYRRRTETIVEQVLAGTLDSRYGGRFQSYVYINKIQYAEHIALVRGDISGDEPVLVRMHAQSVLDDVLGDRNSGRDNELHASMELIAKEGRGVVVLLREPNPNGLSVTLKARLEGQASSVPELRDYGIGAQILLDLGVRKMVLISNRKKPIIGLEGYGLTVVGHRAIGPAADGMGADGTGATAPGDD, from the coding sequence ATGACGTCCGAGTTTCACAAGTACCTGTCGACGGCCGAAGAGATCATCGAAGAGGCGCGTCAGGGCAGAATGTTCATCCTGGTCGACGACGAGGACCGGGAGAACGAGGGCGATCTGGTGATCCCCGCCTCCTGCGCCACGCCGGAAGCGGTGAACTTCATGGCCAAGCATGGGCGCGGCCTGATCTGCCTCACCATGGACCGGCCGAACATCGAACGGCTGCGCCTGCCGCTGATGGCGCAGCAGAACGCCTCGCGCCACCAGACCGCCTTCACCGTCTCGATCGAGGCGCGCGAAGGCGTGACCACCGGCATCTCCGCCGCCGACCGCGCCCGCACCATCGCGGTCGCCATCGACCCGGCGTCCGGCCCGCAGGACCTCGCCACCCCCGGCCACATCTTCCCGCTGCTGGCGCGTGACGGCGGCGTGCTGGTCCGCGCCGGCCATACCGAGGCGTCGGTCGACATCGCCCGGCTGTCCGGCCACTCCAACTCGGCCGTGATCTGCGAGATCATGAACGACGACGGCACCATGGCCCGCCTGCCGGACCTGGTGCAGTTCGCCCAGTTCCACGGGCTGAAGGTGGGCACCATCGCCGACCTGATCGCCTATCGCCGCCGCACCGAGACCATCGTCGAGCAGGTGCTGGCCGGCACGCTGGACAGCCGCTATGGCGGCCGCTTCCAGTCCTACGTCTACATCAACAAGATCCAGTATGCGGAGCACATCGCGCTGGTGCGTGGCGACATCTCCGGCGACGAGCCGGTACTGGTCCGCATGCATGCCCAATCGGTGCTGGACGACGTGCTGGGCGACCGCAACTCCGGCCGCGACAACGAACTCCACGCCTCGATGGAGCTGATCGCCAAGGAAGGCCGCGGCGTCGTCGTGCTTCTGCGCGAGCCGAACCCGAACGGCCTCTCGGTCACGCTGAAGGCCCGGCTGGAAGGTCAGGCCAGCAGCGTGCCGGAACTGCGCGACTATGGCATCGGCGCGCAGATCCTGCTGGATCTGGGCGTGCGCAAGATGGTGCTGATCTCCAACCGCAAGAAGCCGATCATCGGGCTGGAGGGCTATGGCCTGACCGTCGTCGGCCACCGCGCGATCGGCCCCGCCGCCGATGGAATGGGCGCCGATGGAACGGGCGCCACCGCCCCGGGCGACGATTGA
- the rpmF gene encoding 50S ribosomal protein L32 has product MAVPKKKTSKSRRNMRRSHHALPTSAYNECPNCGELKRPHHVCGSCGHYDQREVVQSGTAAA; this is encoded by the coding sequence ATGGCTGTTCCGAAGAAGAAGACCTCCAAGTCGCGGCGCAACATGCGGCGTTCGCACCACGCTCTGCCGACCTCGGCGTACAACGAGTGCCCGAACTGCGGCGAGCTGAAGCGTCCGCACCACGTCTGCGGGTCTTGCGGCCATTACGACCAGCGTGAAGTGGTTCAGAGCGGCACCGCGGCCGCTTGA
- a CDS encoding DUF177 domain-containing protein: MSPANGALPAPEFSRIVPADAVRRADVTEIIEATETERKALAERLELEAIGSLTATVKLRAVRGGQMIRVSGQLEADVVQTCVVTLEPVPAHVSESFDALFAPPSMIEDQGLEVDFDPSLSDEDIPEPMENNRIDIGELTAQHLSLGLDPYPHAEGVEFEDYREHEGEETAEEEVAEEPEKPNPFAVLQQLKSRN; encoded by the coding sequence ATGAGCCCTGCCAACGGTGCCCTGCCGGCCCCGGAATTCTCGCGCATCGTCCCTGCCGACGCGGTGCGCCGTGCCGACGTGACCGAAATCATCGAAGCGACGGAGACGGAGCGCAAGGCGCTGGCCGAGCGGCTGGAACTGGAGGCGATCGGCAGCCTGACCGCCACGGTGAAACTGCGCGCGGTGCGCGGCGGCCAGATGATCCGCGTCTCCGGCCAACTGGAGGCCGACGTGGTGCAGACCTGCGTCGTCACGCTGGAACCGGTGCCCGCCCATGTCAGCGAGAGCTTCGATGCGCTGTTCGCCCCGCCGTCGATGATCGAGGACCAGGGGCTGGAGGTCGATTTCGACCCGTCCCTGTCGGACGAGGACATTCCCGAGCCGATGGAGAACAACCGAATCGACATCGGCGAACTGACGGCGCAGCACCTGTCGCTCGGTCTCGACCCCTATCCTCATGCCGAGGGCGTGGAATTCGAGGACTATCGCGAGCATGAGGGCGAGGAGACGGCGGAGGAAGAGGTGGCGGAAGAGCCTGAGAAGCCCAATCCTTTCGCCGTCCTGCAGCAGTTGAAGTCGCGCAACTGA
- a CDS encoding riboflavin synthase: MFTGIITDVGRVRAVERQGDTRFTIETAFDTETIAIGASIAHNGVCLTVIEKGPGTYVIQASGETLSKTTLGGWEPGTRVNLERALKVGDELGGHIVSGHVDGVGRLLSIRPEGESLRLTFEAPATLAKYIAPKGSVAIDGVSLTVNEVEGNRFGVNIIPHTQTATTFGGLKEGDPVNLEIDMLARYVARLAGQE; this comes from the coding sequence ATGTTCACCGGAATCATCACCGATGTCGGGCGCGTCCGGGCCGTGGAGCGGCAGGGCGACACCCGGTTCACCATCGAGACCGCCTTCGACACGGAGACGATCGCGATCGGGGCGTCCATCGCCCACAACGGCGTCTGTCTGACGGTCATCGAAAAGGGACCGGGGACCTACGTCATCCAGGCCTCGGGGGAGACCCTGTCGAAGACGACGCTCGGCGGGTGGGAGCCCGGCACGCGCGTCAACCTGGAACGCGCGCTGAAGGTCGGCGACGAGCTGGGCGGGCACATCGTGTCCGGCCATGTCGACGGCGTCGGCCGGCTGCTGTCGATCCGCCCCGAAGGCGAATCGCTGCGCCTGACCTTCGAGGCGCCGGCCACTCTCGCCAAATACATCGCACCGAAGGGCTCGGTCGCCATCGACGGCGTGTCGCTGACCGTCAACGAGGTCGAGGGCAACCGCTTCGGCGTCAACATCATCCCCCACACCCAGACCGCCACCACATTCGGCGGGCTGAAGGAGGGCGATCCGGTCAATCTCGAAATCGATATGCTGGCGCGCTATGTCGCCCGGCTCGCGGGGCAGGAATGA